The Brachypodium distachyon strain Bd21 chromosome 4, Brachypodium_distachyon_v3.0, whole genome shotgun sequence nucleotide sequence AGATGCAGTAGCAAAGAAATTGAGAATAACTTGTTGGTATTTGGTTGAGCATAAGACGGGGACATGTTTTTAGTATATACAGCACCATTATGTAGATGATATAATATTAAGGTGTGTCAGAGCGGCTTGGCTAGACTCTCATATTATCCTTTTCCCTATATAATGTGACGTTTGATACTTGAACTATACAAAGCCAAAGAATACACATCATGAATTCTTATATAGAGTAATGAAGTCTACTAATGTATGCCCATACTTACTTATTGAATTGCTTCTTTGGGGTGCATTGCTGCATGAAGTTACAAACATCCAAAGAGTGCAGATCTGCAGACTCTTATACCAAACTCTCCAGTAGAAGATTGTCAGTTAACTTTTTTGACATTTTGACTTCATGGAAGCGTTCAGGATGATCACTGGCAAGCGGTAATGAAATAACATCTTCCAGATCCTTTGTTGCCCTAACTCATGGCCAAACGGTTCCCTTGTACTGTTTCTGTTTTATTTTCCACAAGATGCGCTTGCTCAACACTCTGGAAGGTAATAACACTTgaataaacaaaaataaagcaaTAGACATTGTTCATTCAACATTTGGTAAAGGTAGTCAGAAGAAGTTCATAAAAGTGTGATAAAACCATACCCAAATAAGGACGAGATTGCAGCTAGAAAATGTTCTGAATTTAATTTTTAACGGATGTATTACCCATCATTAATACCCTGATAATTGCATGCTgcatatatactactccctccgtccaacaaaagatgtctcaagtttgtcaaaattttgatgtatctagacatgacttagtgtatagatgcattcaaatttaatcaaagttgagacatcctttgttggacggagaaagtatttcCAATATAGAACAACTGTAGCCCTCCAGTCTCCAAGGCAGAAGCCATTATTCACATTCTTCTTTCTCTCAGCTAGTTGTGAAATAGTGTCAAACCTCCATAAAGCATTTTCTACAACCCATTTTTACCAAGAGCTGAGTATTACATATTCTTATTTCAACAATCATATTCATAGGTAttggaggggggggggggggggtctaGTGCCTCCATTGCTCTTGAAATTACCGTGACAATTTATCCTATATTGGCTATCAGTCTATATAAATGTTGAGCAAAGGCATCACATATTCAGTCCACTATTGTAAATAAATGTTGAAGAAACTAGGAACATATAATCTGGAGTGCTTACCTGTAAATATGACCTGCGATCCCTTGATAAGACTGGCCAATGCATATAGCCTTTTCCTTATATGCCATCTTTGCAGTTTTGCCTTCTCAGACTCTCGGTTGTAGGCATATTTCCACAGTTAACACGCAATACAAGCACACATTTGTCAACTTAAACTTGGTTCTTCTATTGAGCTCTGTCCTGGAGCCTTTTTCGCACTCATCCTCCTCATCAGTTTCCTCACATCCCCTGCCTCCTCCCAACGTCCTGTTTCCGCATAAAGATTGGCCAACAGGACATAGTTCCCTGAATTAAAAGGTTCCAGGTCAATAAGCTCTTTGAGAGCCACCTCAGCAATGCTGAGCCCAGCATGAGCACGGCAAGCGCTTAGAAGTGCCCCCCATATCGCAGCGTTAGGCCTCATTGGCATCCCTTGAATCAGTGCATGCGCTTCCTCAAGAAGGCCGGACCTTCCAAGTACATCCACCATACATCCATAATGTTCAACCCCTGCCTCAATTCCATATTCTGACTGCATACTTTGGAAAATCTCCTGCCCAACATTTGCCGCCCCAGCATGGGCACAGCAACCAAGCACCCCCAGGAAAGTCACTGCATCGGGGTTCTCTCCAGACCTCATCATCTCCCGGAACAGATCAATCCCCTCAACCCCTTGCCCATTCAACGAGAACCCAGAGATCATCGTGTTCCAGCTCACAACAGTACGCTGTCGCATCCGCTCAAACACCTCCCTCGCGCTACCAACATCGCCACACTTGCAATACATATCGATCACCGCATTCACAACATGCACCGACCCATCTAAAAGCCCAGCCTCACGCGCATACTCATGCGCCCACCTCCCCGCACCAGCGTTACCCGTCCTCCCGCAAGCAGGGAGCGCAGCCGCAAGGGTCCCGTCGTCCGGCGCCACCTCGCCCTCCCTTACCATGTCTTCAAAGTACCGCACCGCCATGTCATCCCGCCCGCACCGCGCGCACCCAGCGATCATGGCGTTCCAAGAAACCACGCTTCTCCTGGACCGATTGTGCCGCTGCATTTCGTCAAACAGACGGCGTGCGGCGAGGATATCCCTGGTTCTGAAACACGCCGTGATGAGCGTGTTGTAGGAGACGGCGCACCTGATCTTCTGtggcatttcgtcgaacagggTGCGCGCGTGGGGTA carries:
- the LOC100824840 gene encoding pentatricopeptide repeat-containing protein At1g09190, producing MPSAAAAAGEHSPSFSPAVTTADGWHPRTVERRLLHLLHHSPLARRRPLELLAFAVRHRLPCSPPSPHHHFLAALLLLASPPPPSLPLLALLPPDDGGPPPPLPLLNAAVKSLSATSPPAAFRMLSSLRRIHSPDRLSFLPLLGSSTSPRLHSALHALLLRLGFLSHHAIALALLKPYHLPHARTLFDEMPQKIRCAVSYNTLITACFRTRDILAARRLFDEMQRHNRSRRSVVSWNAMIAGCARCGRDDMAVRYFEDMVREGEVAPDDGTLAAALPACGRTGNAGAGRWAHEYAREAGLLDGSVHVVNAVIDMYCKCGDVGSAREVFERMRQRTVVSWNTMISGFSLNGQGVEGIDLFREMMRSGENPDAVTFLGVLGCCAHAGAANVGQEIFQSMQSEYGIEAGVEHYGCMVDVLGRSGLLEEAHALIQGMPMRPNAAIWGALLSACRAHAGLSIAEVALKELIDLEPFNSGNYVLLANLYAETGRWEEAGDVRKLMRRMSAKKAPGQSSIEEPSLS